A stretch of Bradyrhizobium sp. AZCC 2262 DNA encodes these proteins:
- a CDS encoding MarR family winged helix-turn-helix transcriptional regulator: MQKNASHAAGLHRASLRKLHDLDAALELMYYGWRGMTLSADQYLATLGLSRPHHRILYVVARQPDISIGALIEVLGISKQAVNRPLNLLLQRKLLTSKRSPAQHRSKLLRLTEAGKRTEQRASGHERKVLREAFDRVGPPGAAAWMAVMGVIADNN; encoded by the coding sequence ATGCAAAAAAATGCTTCTCACGCCGCGGGCCTGCACCGCGCCTCGCTCAGGAAGCTGCACGATTTGGATGCGGCGCTGGAGCTGATGTATTACGGCTGGCGTGGCATGACGCTCTCGGCCGACCAGTATCTCGCCACGCTCGGCCTCTCACGCCCGCACCATCGCATTCTCTATGTCGTCGCGCGACAGCCCGACATCTCGATCGGCGCGCTGATCGAGGTCCTCGGCATATCCAAGCAGGCTGTGAACCGGCCGCTAAACCTGTTGCTGCAGCGTAAACTCCTGACATCGAAGCGGTCGCCCGCGCAGCATCGCTCCAAATTGCTGCGGCTGACGGAAGCCGGAAAACGCACTGAGCAACGGGCATCGGGCCATGAGCGCAAGGTTCTGCGCGAGGCGTTCGATCGTGTCGGCCCACCCGGCGCTGCCGCCTGGATGGCCGTCATGGGGGTCATCGCCGACAACAACTGA
- a CDS encoding acyl-CoA synthetase — MLTEAATYDELYRNFRWDIPERFNMATACCDRHADGTNRLALVYVDEGGATTHTSFDEVAEQSRRFANVLKADGLARGDRVAVFLSQSLELPIAHLAAFRSGMISIPLFALFGEDALEFRLSNSEAKAIVTDESGWEKLAKIRDRLPALEHVYVIGGKAPTGTKPFWSFLKAASPDFMTVDTSADDPALIIYTSGTTGNPKGALHAHRVVLGHLPNVEMCHNFLPRPGDLMWTPADWAWIGGLINGLLAFWYHGIPLVGHRARKFEPQAAMAMMAELSIRNTFLPPTALKLMRQAGVKNPGVKLRSIFTGGESLGGELLGWVRETFGIDAHEVFGQTECNLVIGSNSNLFPIRPGAMGKATPGFDVRIVNDKGEELPRGQRGIIGVRQPCPCTMIEYWKNPEATAKKYAGEFLLTGDLGVQDEDGYFWYVSREDDVITTAGYRVGPSEIEHTLMKHPAVAMSAVVGIPDPIRTESIKAWIVLRPGFAASDELAREIQEFVKVQLAAHEYPRFVQFAETLPMTATGKVLRRELRALG; from the coding sequence ATGCTCACCGAAGCCGCCACCTACGACGAGCTCTACCGCAATTTCCGCTGGGACATCCCCGAGCGCTTCAACATGGCGACCGCCTGCTGCGACCGTCACGCGGATGGCACCAACCGGCTGGCGCTGGTCTATGTCGATGAGGGCGGCGCCACCACGCACACCTCGTTCGACGAAGTCGCCGAGCAGTCGCGTCGTTTTGCCAACGTTCTGAAAGCCGACGGCCTCGCGCGCGGCGACCGTGTCGCAGTGTTCCTGTCGCAGTCGCTGGAATTGCCGATCGCGCATCTTGCGGCGTTTCGTTCGGGCATGATCTCGATCCCGTTGTTCGCGCTGTTCGGCGAGGACGCGCTGGAATTCCGCCTGTCGAATTCGGAAGCCAAGGCAATCGTCACCGACGAATCGGGCTGGGAGAAGCTTGCAAAAATACGCGATCGCCTTCCCGCGCTGGAGCACGTCTATGTCATCGGCGGGAAGGCGCCAACCGGGACGAAACCGTTCTGGTCTTTCCTGAAGGCTGCATCGCCGGATTTTATGACCGTCGACACTTCGGCCGACGATCCCGCCCTGATCATCTACACCTCGGGCACAACGGGCAATCCAAAGGGCGCGCTGCATGCCCATCGTGTGGTGCTCGGCCATCTGCCGAATGTCGAGATGTGCCACAACTTCCTGCCGCGACCCGGCGATCTGATGTGGACGCCGGCCGACTGGGCCTGGATCGGCGGTCTGATCAACGGCCTGTTGGCGTTCTGGTATCACGGCATTCCGCTGGTCGGCCACCGCGCACGTAAATTCGAACCGCAGGCGGCAATGGCGATGATGGCGGAGCTCTCCATCCGCAACACGTTCCTGCCGCCCACCGCGCTGAAACTGATGCGGCAGGCCGGCGTGAAAAATCCCGGCGTAAAACTGCGCAGCATCTTTACCGGCGGTGAGTCGCTCGGCGGCGAATTGCTCGGCTGGGTGCGCGAAACTTTTGGCATCGATGCGCATGAAGTTTTCGGCCAGACCGAATGCAATCTCGTGATCGGCAGCAATTCGAACCTGTTTCCGATCCGGCCCGGCGCAATGGGCAAGGCGACGCCCGGCTTTGACGTCCGCATCGTTAACGACAAGGGCGAGGAATTGCCGCGTGGACAGCGCGGCATTATCGGTGTGCGCCAGCCATGCCCGTGCACCATGATCGAATACTGGAAGAACCCGGAGGCGACCGCGAAAAAATATGCCGGCGAGTTTCTCCTGACCGGCGATCTCGGCGTTCAGGATGAGGACGGCTATTTCTGGTACGTCAGCCGCGAGGATGACGTCATCACGACGGCCGGCTACCGCGTCGGCCCGTCGGAGATCGAGCACACGCTGATGAAGCATCCGGCGGTGGCGATGTCGGCGGTGGTCGGCATTCCCGATCCGATCCGCACCGAATCCATCAAGGCATGGATCGTGCTGCGACCGGGTTTTGCGGCCAGCGATGAACTGGCGCGCGAGATCCAGGAGTTCGTCAAAGTGCAGCTCGCCGCCCACGAATACCCGCGCTTCGTGCAATTCGCCGAGACGTTGCCGATGACGGCGACGGGCAAGGTGCTGCGACGCGAGCTGCGGGCGCTGGGCTAG
- a CDS encoding FAD-dependent oxidoreductase: protein MADQQAPPAGSDLSNGIALSEFAGETLLGHVGDDEVALVRSGSEIFAIGAHCSHYHGPLAEGLVTGEGIRCPWHHACFDLRTGEATRAPALSPIAVWRVEQQDGRIFVREKREQPKPQVKPRVKGAIDVPGQIVIIGGGAAGFAAAEMLRRQEFHGSIVMLSNEAAAPVDRPNLSKDYLAGSAPEDWMPLRPDDFYTEAKIDLRLKTEVTSIDTSARHVVTLGGETIPYDRLLLATGAEPIRLPIPGADQPHVHVLRSLADSRAIIALADGAQRAVVIGASFIGLEAAASLRARNIEVHVVGLEQRPMERVLGPEMGDFVRALHEEHGVIFHLGDTVTAIDGKRATLKSGPVIEADVVVVGVGVRPRLGLAEQAGLAIDRGVTVDAYLETSVPGIYAAGDIARWPDPHSLETIRVEHWVVAERQGQTAARNMLGQREPFHAVPFFWSQHYDVPINYVGHAEKWDEITVDGDIAGKDCLLQYKSRGRVLAVASIYRDVASLEAELAMENARAP, encoded by the coding sequence ATGGCCGATCAGCAAGCGCCTCCCGCCGGTTCCGATCTTTCAAACGGCATAGCCCTGTCCGAATTCGCCGGCGAGACGTTGCTCGGCCATGTCGGCGACGATGAAGTGGCGCTGGTCCGTTCGGGCTCGGAGATTTTCGCGATCGGCGCGCATTGCAGCCATTATCATGGGCCGCTCGCCGAGGGCCTCGTGACCGGCGAGGGCATCCGTTGTCCCTGGCATCACGCCTGTTTCGACTTGCGCACCGGCGAAGCCACCCGGGCGCCGGCGCTCAGTCCGATCGCGGTCTGGAGGGTCGAGCAGCAAGACGGCCGCATCTTCGTTCGGGAGAAGCGTGAACAGCCCAAGCCGCAAGTCAAGCCGCGGGTAAAGGGCGCCATCGATGTGCCCGGCCAGATCGTGATCATCGGCGGCGGCGCGGCGGGCTTTGCCGCAGCCGAGATGCTGCGGCGGCAGGAATTTCACGGCAGCATCGTGATGCTGAGCAACGAGGCCGCAGCGCCGGTCGACCGGCCGAACCTGTCAAAAGACTATCTCGCCGGCAGCGCGCCGGAGGACTGGATGCCGCTGCGGCCGGATGATTTCTACACCGAAGCGAAGATTGACCTGCGGCTGAAGACCGAGGTCACGTCAATCGACACCAGCGCACGCCATGTCGTCACATTAGGCGGCGAGACCATTCCCTACGACCGCTTGCTGCTGGCGACCGGCGCGGAGCCGATACGCCTGCCGATACCGGGCGCGGACCAGCCGCACGTGCACGTGCTGCGCTCGCTGGCCGATTCCCGCGCCATCATCGCCCTGGCCGATGGCGCGCAGCGGGCGGTCGTGATCGGCGCGAGCTTTATCGGGCTCGAAGCCGCCGCGTCGTTGCGCGCCAGAAATATCGAGGTCCACGTCGTTGGCCTCGAGCAGCGGCCGATGGAGCGCGTGCTCGGGCCTGAGATGGGTGACTTCGTCCGTGCCTTGCATGAAGAGCATGGCGTTATCTTCCACCTCGGCGATACCGTGACCGCGATCGACGGTAAACGCGCGACGCTGAAGAGCGGCCCCGTGATCGAAGCCGATGTCGTGGTGGTTGGCGTCGGCGTGCGCCCGCGTCTTGGATTGGCGGAGCAAGCGGGACTGGCGATCGATCGGGGCGTCACCGTCGACGCCTATCTGGAAACCAGCGTGCCCGGTATCTATGCGGCGGGCGATATCGCGCGCTGGCCCGATCCGCATTCCCTCGAGACCATACGCGTCGAGCATTGGGTGGTGGCCGAGCGTCAAGGCCAGACCGCCGCGCGAAACATGCTTGGGCAGCGCGAGCCGTTCCACGCGGTGCCGTTCTTCTGGAGCCAGCACTACGATGTGCCGATCAACTATGTCGGCCACGCCGAGAAATGGGACGAAATCACCGTCGATGGCGACATCGCCGGCAAGGATTGCCTGCTGCAGTACAAGAGCCGTGGCCGCGTGCTCGCCGTCGCCTCGATCTATCGCGACGTCGCAAGCCTCGAGGCCGAGCTTGCGATGGAGAACGCACGGGCGCCTTGA
- the folE gene encoding GTP cyclohydrolase I FolE, producing the protein MNPNVHALDRARASLSEIQRPSRVEVEQAVRTIIRWTGEDPDRDGLRETPARVTRSFEEFFAGYGQDPVEILKKTFEEIEGYDEMIVLRGIRFESHCEHHMVPIIGEAWVAYIPNGRVVGISKLARVVDVYARRLQIQEKMTAQIANTVNDVLEPQGVGVIIKASHHCMTTRGVHKPDTDLVTSRMLGCFRDNALTRQEFLGMAT; encoded by the coding sequence ATGAATCCGAACGTACATGCGCTGGATCGTGCAAGAGCGTCGCTGTCCGAAATCCAGAGGCCGAGCAGGGTCGAGGTCGAACAGGCCGTGCGCACCATCATCCGATGGACGGGCGAAGACCCTGATAGGGACGGCCTGCGCGAGACACCGGCGCGCGTGACGCGCTCGTTCGAGGAATTCTTCGCGGGCTATGGTCAGGACCCGGTCGAGATCCTGAAAAAGACCTTCGAAGAGATCGAAGGCTATGACGAGATGATCGTGCTGCGCGGCATCCGTTTCGAGAGCCATTGCGAGCATCACATGGTGCCGATCATCGGCGAGGCCTGGGTGGCCTACATTCCAAATGGCCGCGTTGTCGGCATCAGCAAGCTGGCGCGCGTGGTCGACGTCTATGCCAGGCGTCTGCAGATTCAGGAAAAGATGACGGCGCAGATTGCCAACACCGTCAATGACGTCCTGGAACCGCAGGGCGTCGGCGTCATTATCAAGGCGTCGCATCACTGCATGACGACGCGCGGCGTGCACAAGCCGGACACCGATCTCGTGACCAGCCGCATGCTCGGCTGCTTTCGCGACAATGCGCTGACCCGTCAGGAATTTCTGGGAATGGCGACGTAG
- a CDS encoding protein-L-isoaspartate(D-aspartate) O-methyltransferase: MKTLLLVLSMVAGARDATAQEDAQCVRERAAMVETIKDYTRSHAVVSGQQGFSERVLEAMGQTKRHLFIPARSCSIAYADMPVPIGRGQTISQPFIVALMTELAEVAPDHVVLEVGTGSGYQAAILAHLARKVCTIEIIPPLAEAAAKTLRDLRYDNVSVRLGDGYVGWPECGPFDAIVVTAALGQVPPPLIEQLKVGGRLVMPVGAEYGTQHLTVVEKIAPDKTTTRAVAPVRFVPFTRSPSR, encoded by the coding sequence ATGAAGACCTTGCTGCTGGTGCTTTCCATGGTTGCCGGCGCGCGGGATGCGACCGCGCAGGAGGACGCGCAATGCGTCCGCGAACGCGCCGCCATGGTCGAAACCATCAAGGATTACACCCGGTCCCATGCCGTTGTTTCGGGACAGCAGGGCTTTTCGGAGCGGGTCCTTGAGGCCATGGGACAAACGAAACGGCATCTGTTCATTCCCGCGCGATCTTGCTCGATCGCATACGCGGACATGCCGGTCCCGATCGGCCGCGGCCAGACCATATCGCAGCCGTTCATCGTGGCCTTGATGACAGAGTTGGCCGAGGTCGCGCCCGATCATGTCGTGCTCGAAGTCGGTACGGGTTCGGGCTATCAGGCCGCCATCCTTGCGCACCTGGCGCGAAAGGTCTGCACCATCGAGATTATCCCGCCATTGGCCGAGGCCGCCGCGAAAACACTCAGAGACCTCCGGTATGACAATGTGAGCGTCAGGCTTGGCGACGGCTATGTTGGCTGGCCCGAATGCGGTCCCTTTGACGCCATCGTGGTGACCGCCGCGCTCGGGCAGGTACCGCCGCCGCTGATCGAGCAGCTCAAAGTGGGGGGTCGGCTCGTCATGCCGGTGGGGGCCGAATACGGCACCCAACACCTCACGGTCGTCGAGAAAATCGCCCCTGACAAGACGACAACTCGCGCCGTCGCCCCCGTGCGATTCGTGCCCTTCACACGCTCACCGAGCCGGTAG
- a CDS encoding GatB/YqeY domain-containing protein yields MLRDDINNAVKDAMKAKDERKLSTLRMVNSTIKNADIDARGQGKPPLSDADLLGVFQKMIKQRQESVELYDKGGRAELAAQEREEIAIISAYLPKQMSEAEMKAAIAAAIAETGAAGMKDMGKVIGVLRAKFAGQMDFGKASGMVKAALTS; encoded by the coding sequence ATGCTGCGCGACGACATCAACAACGCCGTCAAGGACGCCATGAAGGCGAAGGACGAGCGCAAGCTTTCCACGCTGCGCATGGTCAATTCGACCATCAAGAACGCCGATATCGACGCGCGCGGGCAGGGCAAGCCGCCGCTGTCAGATGCTGATCTGCTTGGTGTGTTTCAAAAAATGATCAAACAGCGCCAGGAATCGGTCGAGCTCTACGACAAGGGCGGCCGCGCCGAACTTGCCGCGCAGGAGCGCGAGGAGATCGCGATCATCTCGGCCTATCTGCCGAAGCAGATGTCGGAAGCCGAGATGAAGGCTGCGATTGCAGCCGCGATCGCCGAGACCGGCGCCGCCGGCATGAAAGACATGGGCAAGGTGATCGGCGTGCTGCGCGCAAAATTCGCCGGCCAGATGGATTTTGGAAAAGCCAGCGGCATGGTGAAGGCGGCGCTGACGTCCTAG
- a CDS encoding alpha/beta fold hydrolase, which produces MDNAMPILLIPGLVSSPRIYAPVVQALWRFGPVTVANHIRDGHMALIARRILAEAPPRFALAGHSMGGYIAFEIMRQAPERVAKLALLNTQARPDTPEATARRRTMMARAKGGEYRAVLDDLFPGFVHPSRREDASLRQLVHDMGEDIGVEAFVRQQEAIISRPDSRPALAALKCPTLVLSGDEDNTISNALSVEMADNIHNAKLVILPNCGHLPQVEQPQATADVLVEWLWS; this is translated from the coding sequence ATGGACAATGCGATGCCGATCCTGCTCATTCCCGGCTTGGTCAGCTCGCCGCGGATCTACGCCCCCGTGGTGCAGGCGTTATGGCGGTTCGGCCCGGTGACGGTCGCCAACCACATCCGCGACGGCCATATGGCCCTGATCGCGCGACGGATTCTGGCCGAGGCGCCGCCGCGCTTCGCGCTCGCCGGGCATTCGATGGGCGGTTATATCGCCTTCGAGATCATGCGGCAGGCGCCCGAACGGGTGGCAAAACTGGCGCTGCTCAATACCCAGGCCCGGCCGGATACGCCGGAGGCGACCGCCCGCCGCCGCACCATGATGGCCCGCGCGAAAGGTGGCGAATACCGCGCCGTGCTGGACGATCTGTTTCCCGGCTTCGTGCACCCGTCGCGACGCGAGGATGCGAGCCTGCGCCAACTCGTTCATGACATGGGCGAGGATATCGGGGTCGAGGCCTTCGTGCGCCAGCAGGAAGCCATCATCAGCCGGCCGGACTCGCGGCCGGCATTGGCGGCCCTCAAATGCCCGACGCTGGTGCTTTCGGGCGACGAGGACAACACCATTTCGAACGCGCTGTCGGTCGAGATGGCCGACAACATTCATAACGCAAAGCTCGTGATCCTGCCCAATTGCGGTCACCTGCCGCAGGTGGAACAGCCGCAGGCAACCGCCGACGTGCTGGTCGAATGGCTGTGGAGCTAG
- the carA gene encoding glutamine-hydrolyzing carbamoyl-phosphate synthase small subunit: MTISENASAWPDHKPTALLVLADGTVLEGFGLGAEGHAVGEVCFNTAMTGYEEILTDPSYAGQLITFTFPHIGNVGTNEEDIETVNMAATPGARGVILRTAITDPSNYRATKHLDQWLRARGIIGLSGIDTRALTALIRSKGMPNAVIAHSKSGEFDLHGLKEEAREWPGLEGMDLVPMVTSAQRFTWDETPWAWEKGFGRQSEPEFNVVAIDYGIKRNILRLLAGEGCKVTVVPATTSANDILAMKPDGVFLSNGPGDPAATGKYAVPVIQQVIASGTPTFGICLGHQMLGLAVGAKTMKMHQGHHGANHPVKDETTGKVEITSMNHGFAVDQATLPEGATQTHISLFDGSNCGIQLKGKPVFSVQYHPEASPGPRDSHYLFKRFADLMRANKRA, translated from the coding sequence ATGACAATATCTGAAAACGCCTCAGCCTGGCCGGACCACAAACCGACCGCGCTCCTCGTGCTTGCCGACGGTACCGTGCTGGAAGGTTTTGGCCTCGGCGCGGAAGGCCACGCCGTCGGCGAGGTCTGCTTCAATACCGCGATGACCGGCTATGAGGAGATCCTCACCGATCCGTCCTATGCCGGGCAGCTCATCACCTTCACTTTCCCGCATATCGGCAATGTCGGCACCAACGAGGAAGACATCGAGACGGTGAACATGGCGGCCACGCCCGGCGCGCGCGGCGTGATCCTGCGCACGGCCATTACCGATCCCTCGAACTACCGCGCCACGAAACATCTCGACCAGTGGCTGCGCGCCCGCGGCATCATCGGCCTCTCCGGCATCGACACCCGCGCGCTGACCGCGCTGATCCGCAGCAAGGGCATGCCGAATGCCGTCATCGCCCATTCGAAGAGCGGCGAGTTCGACCTGCATGGCCTGAAGGAAGAGGCGCGCGAATGGCCGGGCCTCGAGGGCATGGATTTGGTGCCGATGGTGACGTCGGCCCAGCGCTTCACCTGGGACGAGACGCCATGGGCCTGGGAAAAGGGTTTTGGCCGGCAGAGCGAGCCGGAGTTCAACGTGGTCGCGATCGACTACGGCATCAAGCGCAACATTTTGCGGCTGCTCGCCGGTGAAGGCTGCAAGGTCACGGTAGTGCCCGCGACGACGTCGGCCAACGACATTCTGGCGATGAAGCCCGACGGCGTGTTCCTGAGCAACGGCCCGGGCGATCCGGCCGCCACCGGCAAATACGCGGTGCCTGTGATCCAGCAGGTGATTGCGTCGGGCACGCCGACCTTCGGCATCTGCCTTGGTCACCAGATGCTGGGCCTGGCCGTCGGCGCCAAGACCATGAAGATGCACCAGGGCCATCACGGCGCCAACCATCCGGTCAAGGACGAGACCACCGGCAAGGTGGAGATCACCTCCATGAACCACGGCTTTGCCGTAGACCAGGCGACGCTGCCGGAAGGCGCGACGCAGACCCACATCTCGCTGTTCGACGGCTCCAATTGCGGCATTCAGCTCAAGGGCAAGCCGGTGTTCTCTGTGCAGTATCACCCCGAGGCCTCGCCGGGCCCGCGCGACTCGCATTATCTGTTCAAGCGATTTGCGGACCTGATGCGGGCGAACAAGCGGGCGTAG
- a CDS encoding PaaI family thioesterase — MDAKPAAPKVEYGVTPTQVMASMSGLDFVRGIFEGKLPSPPIMQNVEPYDQTAEVGHVVFHSVPGFRHYNPIGSVHGGYAAILLNSAMGLAVHTALPAATGYTTLEFKISFIRGMSQDTGPVRTEGKTLNVGRRAATAEARITDARGRLLAHATTTCLVFEIPKGT; from the coding sequence ATGGACGCCAAGCCCGCCGCCCCCAAGGTCGAATACGGAGTGACGCCGACGCAGGTGATGGCGTCGATGTCGGGGCTCGACTTCGTCCGCGGCATCTTCGAGGGCAAACTGCCGTCGCCGCCTATCATGCAGAACGTCGAGCCGTACGATCAGACGGCCGAGGTCGGCCACGTCGTGTTCCACAGCGTGCCTGGTTTCCGCCACTACAACCCGATTGGCTCGGTGCATGGCGGCTATGCCGCGATCCTGCTGAATTCCGCGATGGGGCTTGCGGTTCACACCGCGCTTCCCGCCGCCACCGGTTACACCACGCTGGAATTCAAGATCTCTTTCATCAGGGGCATGAGCCAGGATACCGGCCCTGTGCGCACCGAGGGCAAAACGCTCAATGTCGGCCGCCGCGCCGCCACCGCAGAGGCGCGCATCACCGACGCAAGAGGCCGGCTGCTCGCGCATGCGACGACGACGTGCCTGGTTTTCGAGATTCCGAAGGGAACGTGA
- a CDS encoding cupin domain-containing protein, translated as MSVVSADIEPLTFIFEDDGLVPNNPLPFLVYKGAIDVANDHPEKTIEGLFGANGWGAMWRNGVYDYLHYHSTVHEALGVARGSARVQFGGDHGKPLDISAGDVAILPAGTGHQLISASKDFCVVGAYPPGPPMQITRPTPEDHAKALKTIPQVKLPKTDPVRGEDGPLVRLWKGSAA; from the coding sequence ATGTCCGTCGTCAGCGCCGATATCGAGCCTCTCACCTTCATCTTCGAGGACGACGGCCTCGTGCCCAACAATCCCCTGCCGTTTTTGGTCTACAAGGGCGCGATCGACGTCGCCAACGATCACCCGGAAAAGACCATCGAGGGGCTGTTCGGCGCCAATGGCTGGGGCGCGATGTGGCGAAATGGCGTCTACGATTATCTGCATTATCATTCGACCGTGCATGAAGCATTAGGCGTTGCCCGAGGAAGTGCGCGCGTGCAGTTTGGCGGTGACCACGGCAAGCCACTCGATATCTCGGCCGGCGACGTCGCGATCCTGCCCGCCGGCACCGGGCATCAGCTGATCTCGGCGAGCAAAGATTTTTGTGTGGTCGGCGCCTATCCGCCGGGCCCGCCGATGCAGATCACGCGGCCGACGCCGGAGGACCATGCGAAGGCGTTGAAGACCATCCCGCAGGTAAAGCTGCCGAAGACCGATCCGGTGCGCGGCGAAGATGGCCCGCTGGTCCGGCTATGGAAGGGCAGCGCGGCTTAG
- a CDS encoding response regulator, which produces MTTTAVSDGPEGLEQRTFECAKCGHTETRTVAFDPLKSNAVGWTEGELQPPK; this is translated from the coding sequence ATGACCACGACTGCCGTTTCGGATGGGCCGGAAGGTTTGGAGCAACGAACGTTCGAATGCGCAAAATGCGGCCACACCGAAACCAGGACGGTGGCCTTCGATCCGCTCAAATCCAATGCCGTTGGCTGGACCGAAGGCGAATTGCAGCCTCCCAAATGA
- a CDS encoding Crp/Fnr family transcriptional regulator: MAAENHLLGLLDASALALLKPHMRTISVEHGELLHGSASDVEFAYFPRSCIISILAGTDQGATTETSIVGREGMVGSSTIHGITTSFAESIVQVAGEAVRIPAAEVHRVGRESESFRKIVALFDLSLLAQSQQSTACQALHQVEARAARWLLQCSRRLGSHDIRLTQEFFGQMLGVQRTTINLVERTLQNAGLVEIGRGRISIVDAKGLLAVSCDCYERIEKRYEELLGPLD; the protein is encoded by the coding sequence GTGGCCGCAGAAAATCACCTTCTGGGTTTGCTGGATGCTTCCGCGCTGGCCCTGCTGAAGCCGCACATGCGGACGATATCAGTCGAACATGGCGAACTGTTGCACGGCTCCGCGTCGGACGTCGAGTTCGCCTATTTCCCGCGCTCCTGCATCATTTCCATACTCGCCGGCACCGATCAGGGCGCGACCACCGAGACTTCCATCGTCGGCCGTGAGGGCATGGTCGGATCCTCCACCATCCACGGCATCACGACGTCGTTTGCAGAGTCGATCGTGCAGGTCGCCGGCGAAGCCGTGCGCATCCCTGCCGCGGAAGTTCATCGCGTCGGGCGCGAGAGCGAAAGCTTTCGAAAGATCGTCGCGCTGTTCGATCTCTCCTTGCTCGCGCAGTCGCAGCAATCGACCGCCTGCCAGGCGCTGCACCAGGTGGAAGCCCGCGCCGCGCGCTGGCTCCTGCAGTGCAGCCGACGGCTCGGCAGCCACGACATCCGGCTGACCCAGGAATTCTTCGGGCAGATGCTCGGCGTCCAGCGCACCACCATCAATCTGGTCGAGCGCACCCTGCAGAACGCCGGCCTCGTTGAGATCGGCCGGGGCCGCATTTCGATCGTCGACGCGAAAGGGCTGCTTGCGGTCTCCTGCGACTGCTACGAGCGCATCGAGAAACGGTACGAAGAATTGCTGGGCCCGCTCGACTAG
- a CDS encoding response regulator has product MQPRARKRLVVLIVEDEFLVRIDTTKTIEAAGFEAVEAGNVDEAIAILKARDDIHLIFTDIHMPGSMDGLKLAHFVRNRWPPVKIIATSGHARITESDLPDGARFLQKPYTATKITSALRELIQ; this is encoded by the coding sequence ATGCAGCCACGCGCGCGCAAGCGACTTGTCGTGCTTATCGTCGAGGACGAGTTTCTGGTCCGGATCGATACCACGAAAACGATCGAGGCCGCCGGGTTCGAGGCTGTCGAAGCCGGAAACGTGGATGAAGCAATCGCCATCCTCAAGGCGCGCGACGATATCCACCTCATCTTCACCGACATCCACATGCCGGGTTCGATGGACGGGCTGAAACTCGCTCACTTCGTGAGAAATCGCTGGCCGCCGGTCAAGATCATTGCAACGTCGGGCCACGCCCGGATCACCGAGAGCGACCTTCCCGACGGCGCGCGTTTTCTGCAAAAGCCCTACACCGCAACAAAGATCACCTCGGCATTGCGTGAACTGATCCAGTAA